The sequence GCAGAAACATAGGCAGCAAATTGACTGTTTTCAGTTTTTACCAGATTATAAACTTCTTCAATAATATCTCCGGTGAGATTATAATGCCATGCAGAATTACCAAACTCATCAAATTGATTAAAAATAATCACATCATCTCTTGTTCTTCTTAATTCCCAGCATTTATCATAAATTTCTTTAACGTTTGATTCACTTCCGGGAGTAGCAATAACAGTAGATTGTACTTCATCTTTCAACCAATCGAAACGTTCTTGACTCATTTCTTCCGGTAAAATAGCAATGGGTTCTGTTCCCATTATACGACTGTCAAATGCACCGCCTCTGCAATAATTTCCGGTTGACGGCCAAACGGCTTTATGAAAAGTCGGATCAAATCTTCCGGTTATAATACCGGGTGCAAGACAACCGTATGCTGCACCAACTTTATGTGAACCCGTAGGGAAATATTTTCCTATTAAAAGAATAATACGAGCATCTGTTCCGGTTAATTCTTTCGGCAATTCAATGTATGTTGGTTTCCCGAATAAACCTCCATGCTCTTTCGGTTCATTCTTCCATGTGATTCGAAATAAATTAAAAGGATTTAAATCCCAAAGTCCGATGTTTTTTAATTCGTCTTTAATTTTATCCGGTATTAATTCCGGATTTTTCTGTTGCTCAAAAGTCGGTAAAATAATTTCTTTTTCTTGATACCTCTTTACAGCATTTTCCAATGCTTTCTCATTTGTTACTTTGTCAATTGGTCTTATCATATTTTATATTATTAATTTATTTAATTCATGTTTTATGTTAAAAACAAAAACTTAATTTACATTCAATTTAAAGCAAATTAAGCCATTATTCTACTTAACTATAAATATCAAATGATTGATTTCTTACAATTCTATTAATTTGTGAAATATAGAAAATTATAATTATTTTGCTTACGTTTATTACTGAAAAAAAGCAAGCATAAAATTGTCATTCTTTGATAATTCTTTCAACAAAATTGAAAATTTCAGAGTTGATTTTAATTATGTAAACTCCTTTTGGTAAATTACTTATATCTATCTCGTTTTTATCTGAAAGCAAAGTTGCATTTATCAAACTACCTGAAACAGAGTATATTTCAATAGTTGCATTATTAAGAGGAAGTAAACAAGAAAATTGTATTGTATTTGTTGCAGGATTAGGATTTAATGAAATAACCTTATTTATATTCTGAATATTGGAATTTCCATAAATAAAGGTTCTTTTGTTATATTTGTTTTCCGGAATTATAAAAAAATTATTTAAATCATTTATATTACTAACAGAAAGAGAATACTCTTCATCTGTTATCATGTTCTCTGAAAGAATTAATTGAACAATCTTATTACTAATATCAAGCGTTGCTGAAGTTATTGGAATTTGATTTTTTTTTGGATTTGTTTCCAATAAATAGTTATCCAGATTCTCAGCCGAAGATTGTTCCATTTCACAATTAAATTCAATATCTATTGAATTTTCACTTGGGAAACTAATATTTAAAACATAAGGGTTTATTCCATAAATATTATCAGTTTTATACATCAAGCCCTGAAATTCCCCTAAAT comes from Bacteroidales bacterium and encodes:
- a CDS encoding pyridoxal-phosphate dependent enzyme → MIRPIDKVTNEKALENAVKRYQEKEIILPTFEQQKNPELIPDKIKDELKNIGLWDLNPFNLFRITWKNEPKEHGGLFGKPTYIELPKELTGTDARIILLIGKYFPTGSHKVGAAYGCLAPGIITGRFDPTFHKAVWPSTGNYCRGGAFDSRIMGTEPIAILPEEMSQERFDWLKDEVQSTVIATPGSESNVKEIYDKCWELRRTRDDVIIFNQFDEFGNSAWHYNLTGDIIEEVYNLVKTENSQFAAYVSATGSAGTIAAGDYLRPVFPHIKVVASEALQCPTILQNGFGAHRIEGIGDKHIPWIHNVKNTDAITAIDDEDPMRLLRLFNEPEGHKYLKSVGIPAELVDQLHLIGISGIGNLLSAIKTAKYYEMTSDDVIVTIATDSADMYISRVEELREERGAYTEIQAVKDFEKCMLGQQTDNMRELGYRDRKTIHNLKYFTWVEQQAKDVEDLNQLWYDRTVWDTMFNQVDRWDELINEFNERTGVLKKYL